The Haloarcula rubripromontorii region GGTGAGATTACAGCTTTGGTTTCCAATACACTCTTCAGTTATATTGCACAATCAAAACAATATTAATGGCCGGTCGCGTACCGTCTGGTATGAGAGCCATCTATGCGACAGACCTCTCGGCGGCGAGCGAAGCGGCGATACAGAACGAGACGTGTCTCGAGTGTCTCAGCCGGATCGGTGTCGATACGATTCACCTCGTCACAGTCATCCCATCAAATGTTCACGCGGGGATGCCGGGAATGAATTTCAGCAAGCGACGCGAACAAGGACTCACGCGGTACCAGAACGTGATGGAAGCCGCCGGGTTCGAGATCGAGACGCACGTCGTGCGTGGGACCCCCCATCGCCGTATCAATGGTATCGCGGAGGCAGAGAAAGCCGACATGACAATAATCGGGTCGAGAGGGCAGAGTCCACTGGACAACCGCGTCATCGGCTCCACGGCCCGGAACCTCGCCCGGACCACGGTGGTGCCGCTGCTGGTCAATCGCATCGAACGCAGCACCGACGAGCCGGACGTGCTCAGGGAGCACCTGTTTCAGCGGGTACTCTACGCGACTGACTTCTCCGAGAACGCGGCGCGTGCCTTCGACGCGTTTCAGTATCTTCGTCACGCGACGCAGGAAGCGACGCTCGTCCACGTCGAATCACCGAAAGATACGCCAACCGAGGAGGAGCCGTCCGAACGCCTTGGCGCACTCGCGGACACGCTGTCACAGTGGGACATCGAAACGACTGTCGAGGTCCGCCGCGGTGACCCCGCCGAGGAGATTCTTGATGTCGAAGCGTCCGCGACGCCAACGACGATGCTCGTCGGCTCCCGCGGCCGGAGTCGGATGCGTCGGCTGTTGCTCGGCAGCGTTTCCGAAGATATCGTTGCCAAAGCGGACGGGAATGTCTTTCTTGTCCCGCCCCCGAGAACCGCCTGAAACCGGCGTTTAAAACGTACTCATTACGGTCATAGATCCGAAGCCGACGGCCAGTGCAAGCGTGAACGACCCGGCCCACGCACCCACAGTGACCAGAATCTTCCGTGGGTCAACCGCCTCGCTGCCGCCGACTGCGGCACCGCTTCCGATGATAGCGCTGACGATAATCTCGTTGAACGACACCGGCACACCGAGGAAGACGGCGAGCTGGGCAATGAGAAACGAGGGGACGAGCGCGGCGATAGAGCGCCGCGGCCCCAGCGAGGAGTAGTCCTGCGCGAGCGATTTTATCATCCGTGGCGCGCCGGTCCAGGACCCGACCAGAATTCCGAGGCCACCCCCCAGCAGAACGACCGCCGGCGAGAGTACACCGACATCGTCCAGCAGCGGGAGCAACGGACCGACCGCCAGGCCGACTTGGCTCCCACCGGCTGAGAAGGCGACCAGTGACCCGAGCGCCAGCAGGACGCGCCTGAGTCCGACCGCCTCGTCGTGGCGTATGTCTCGGTAGACCGTGGTCCACACCACGGCTGCAACAGTGCCGGAGAGAACGACTGTCGCCACGCCGCCATCAATGCCGAGCAATCGCTGGCCGAGGCTCGTCAGCGA contains the following coding sequences:
- a CDS encoding universal stress protein, which produces MRAIYATDLSAASEAAIQNETCLECLSRIGVDTIHLVTVIPSNVHAGMPGMNFSKRREQGLTRYQNVMEAAGFEIETHVVRGTPHRRINGIAEAEKADMTIIGSRGQSPLDNRVIGSTARNLARTTVVPLLVNRIERSTDEPDVLREHLFQRVLYATDFSENAARAFDAFQYLRHATQEATLVHVESPKDTPTEEEPSERLGALADTLSQWDIETTVEVRRGDPAEEILDVEASATPTTMLVGSRGRSRMRRLLLGSVSEDIVAKADGNVFLVPPPRTA
- a CDS encoding inorganic phosphate transporter; this encodes MELQLLALFLIAGLASLFMSWVIGAGSSGATPFAPAVGANAISTMRAAFVVGIFGLAGAVTQGSNVSEAVGRGLVGGVTLPATGVIVALLAGAGLMAVGIYTGYPIATAFTVTGAIIGVGMALGGTPVWGKYQQIGAVWVLTPVVGGGFAYAIASVLPRSDVPEAATIPTLAALVGVVLANVEFAFLGPGGGPGSLTSLGQRLLGIDGGVATVVLSGTVAAVVWTTVYRDIRHDEAVGLRRVLLALGSLVAFSAGGSQVGLAVGPLLPLLDDVGVLSPAVVLLGGGLGILVGSWTGAPRMIKSLAQDYSSLGPRRSIAALVPSFLIAQLAVFLGVPVSFNEIIVSAIIGSGAAVGGSEAVDPRKILVTVGAWAGSFTLALAVGFGSMTVMSTF